The Salvelinus namaycush isolate Seneca chromosome 1, SaNama_1.0, whole genome shotgun sequence genome has a window encoding:
- the LOC120054476 gene encoding cationic amino acid transporter 4-like yields MATCERGCVPAVRFCQRLNRLKTLDDDLMVTSMKRCLTMVDLALLGVGGMVGSGLYVLTGTVAKDTAGPAVVLSFLIAGIASLMAALCYAEFGARVPRTGSAYMFTYVSCGEIWAFLIGWNVVLEYMIGGAAVARAWSGYLDSMFNHTIQNYTENHIMKWNVPYIAHYPDLLAAGILVVATIFITFGVRVSSWLNHIFSAVSLVVILFILVFGFMLADPVNWSQKEGGFAPFGVSGVMAGTATCFYAFVGFDVIAASSEEAKNPQRAIPMATAISLCMAATAYILVSTVLTLMVPWHSLDPNSALSDAFFRRGYSWAGYIVAVGSICAMNTVLLSNLFSLPRIVYAMAEDGLFFAFFAKVNPVTKVPVNAILVFGLLMAVMALIFDLEALVQFLSIGTLLAYTFVAASVIVLRFQPEKEKTSSKANSTTSPNTNYNPELSPEASESQIIAQDSGELKEYESFSDKLQLVEMQKTRERSAPGVLKARWEPYLGRLLGNFEPGEVVAFSVLAVMVSSVSLCAVFVFGNNQLQLPTWSFAVLIVVFGSTFLLSLVVIYAHEPHINTKTFQVPLVPFIPGASILMNVFLMLKLSPMTWIRFTVWVAAGLLVYFGYGIWHSKEGLRELQPKDMAARYVVLPSGSLVETVQSVQPNGHTKSQHRKSTIDNPPN; encoded by the exons ATGGCGACCTGTGAGCGTGGCTGTGTCCCGGCAGTGCGTTTCTGCCAAAGGCTGAACCGACTGAAGACCCTGGATGATGATTTGATGGTGACATCAATGAAACGCTGCCTGACCATGGTGGACCTGGCCCTCCTGGGTGTTGGGGGCATGGTGGGCTCTGGCCTCTACGTCCTGACTGGCACTGTGGCCAAGGACACCGCGGGACCTGCCGTGGTTCTCTCCTTCCTCATAGCAGGCATCGCCTCCCTGATGGCCGCCCTCTGCTATGCTGAGTTCGGAGCTCGCGTGCCCAGAACGGGCTCAGCCTACATGTTCACCTATGTTTCTTGTGGAGAGATATGGGCCTTTCTCATCGGCTGGAACGTAGTGTTGGAGTACATGATTGGTGGGGCCGCGGTGGCGCGGGCGTGGAGTGGTTATCTGGACTCCATGTTTAACCACACTATCCAGAACTACACAGAGAACCACATAATGAAGTGGAATGTTCCCTATATCGCCCACTACCCTGACCTGCTGGCCGCCGGGATTCTAGTGGTTGCCACCATCTTCATAACCTTCGGAGTGCGAGTCTCCTCTTGGCTCAACCACATCTTCTCCGCTGTTAGTCTGGTTGTCATACTCTTCATCTTGGTGTTTGGCTTCATGCTGGCCGACCCAGTCAACTGGAGCCAGAAAGAAGGAGGTTTTGCACCGTTCGGTGTGTCTGGGGTTATGGCGGGCACAGCCACCTGCTTTTACGCATTTGTTGGCTTCGATGTGATTGCAGCCTCAAGCGAGGAGGCAAAGAACCCCCAGCGAGCCATTCCCATGGCCACAGCCATCTCCTTGTGCATGGCAGCCACAGCCTACATCCTGGTCTCCACTGTCCTCACTCTCATGGTGCCCTGGCACTCCCTCGATCCCAACTCAGCTCTGTCTGACGCCTTCTTCCGCCGAGGCTACAGCTGGGCTGGCTACATCGTGGCAGTAGGGTCCATCTGTG CCATGAACACAGTGCTCCTCAGCaaccttttctccctccctcggATTGTTTACGCTATGGCGGAGGATGGCCTCTTCTTCGCCTTCTTCGCCAAGGTCAACCCTGTCAccaaggtccctgtgaatgccaTCTTGGTGTTTGGCCTCCTCATGGCCGTCATGGCCCTCATCTTTGACCTGGAGGCCCTGGTCCAGTTCCTGTCCATCGGTACCCTCCTGGCCTACACCTTTGTGGCAGCCAGTGTCATCGTGCTGCGCTTCCAGCCTGAGAAGGAGAAGACCAGTTCCAAGGCTAACTCCACTACCTCCCCTAACACCAACTACAACCCAGAGCTCTCACCCGAAGCCTCAGAGTCCCAGATCATAGCTCAGGACAGCGGGGAGCTGAAGGAGTATGAGTCCTTCTCAGACAAGCTACAGCTGGTGGAGATGCAGAAGACCAGGGAACGCAGTGCCCCAGGGGTGTTGAAGGCCCGCTGGGAGCCCTACCTGGGCAGGTTGCTAGGGAACTTTGAGCCGGGGGAGGTGGTGGCCTTCTCTGTGCTGGCGGTGATGGTGAGCTCTGTGTCCCTCTGTGCCGTGTTTGTGTTTGGGAATAACCAGCTGCAGCTGCCTACGTGGAGCTTCGCCGTGCTAATAGTGGTGTTTGGCTCGACCTTCCTCCTCAGCCTGGTCGTCATATATGCCCATGAACCACATATCAACACCAAAACCTTCCAG GTACCCTTGGTCCCATTCATCCCTGGTGCAAGCATCCTCATGAATGTGTTCCTAATGCTGAAGCTCAGCCCAATGACCTGGATCCGCTTTACCGTATGGGTGGCTGCAG GTCTACTGGTGTATTTTGGCTATGGGATATGGCACAGTAAGGAGGGCCTGAGGGAGCTGCAGCCCAAGGACATGGCTGCCAGGTACGTGGTGCTCCCTAGTGGCAGCCTGGTAGAGACAGTCCAGTCAGTGCAGCCGAACGGAC acacaaaatcccaacatagaaaatcaaccatagacaacccacccaac